The Peribacillus sp. FSL E2-0218 genome contains a region encoding:
- a CDS encoding GntR family transcriptional regulator — translation MGSTKLLNNALSKAIAEHISEQIITGILKPGEKLVELNYAQEYGTSRAPVREAIYLLTIEGLVERIPRKGAIVKEYTENEIYDLLEIRNMLENMAIERIKKHGTSPELLMEMSQLLTDMKKTNDIQSYTQLNHSFHMCLIKMSKSETIKAMYSRLGWPLLRIQSLSFANEGNIEKSIDEHETILQLLNEQNMTDLSILLQKHNIDVISSIQKKLR, via the coding sequence ATGGGTTCAACTAAATTATTGAATAACGCATTATCCAAAGCCATTGCCGAACACATTTCAGAACAAATCATAACCGGCATCCTCAAACCAGGAGAAAAATTGGTTGAACTCAATTATGCCCAAGAATACGGCACGAGCAGAGCACCTGTCCGTGAGGCGATATATTTACTGACCATTGAAGGATTGGTGGAAAGAATCCCCCGTAAAGGCGCCATTGTAAAAGAATATACCGAAAATGAAATATACGATTTGCTCGAAATTCGGAACATGTTAGAGAATATGGCGATTGAACGGATCAAGAAGCATGGAACAAGTCCAGAGCTGCTAATGGAAATGAGTCAGCTTCTTACAGACATGAAGAAAACAAATGATATCCAATCGTATACGCAATTGAACCACTCCTTCCATATGTGCCTGATCAAGATGAGTAAAAGTGAAACGATCAAAGCCATGTATTCCCGACTTGGCTGGCCGCTATTAAGGATCCAAAGTCTTTCATTTGCCAATGAAGGAAACATCGAAAAATCGATTGATGAGCATGAAACCATCCTCCAATTGCTAAATGAACAAAATATGACGGACTTATCGATTTTGTTGCAAAAACATAATATAGATGTGATTTCCAGCATTCAAAAAAAGCTTCGATAA